GGAACCAGAAAAGCTAGTTATAGAGTTATCTTCTGCTTTACGGAATGCACTAAGTGTCAATGCAACTTTCACTGCACCAGCAGTAGCCTCAAATAATTTTGACCGCACTCAAACACTCGATTCAGTTTACTACGCTATGTTTTTGCCAGAACGCAGACCAAGATGGGCAGGGAATCTAAAGAAACTGAAAATTTCAGGAAGCGGTCTAGTTGGTACAGGGAAAGAACCAGCATTAAATGACGATGGCAATATTAAAGACGATGTAACAACAATTTGGTCAACTAATGATGACGGCGCAGATGTTAATGAAGGGGGCGTTGTTGAAATGTTCCAGAATATGACACCTAGCAGCCGTACTGTATATTCAGATTTAGGCAGTAGTGGAGCAATAATAGATTTTACAAAAGACAATGCCGTTACTGCTTTTGAAACTGAGGCAAAACTTGCTGCATTTATGAAAGTGACAGAAGCTGATTTAGATGGATTAATTGACTGGGCAAAGGGCAGTGATGTTGATGATGATGATAATGACAAGTCAACAACAGATATGCGCAAGGATGTTTTTGGTGATCCTCTTCATTCACGTCCGCTTGTAATTAATTACGGTGGCAGCGCTGATAATCAAGATGTTCGCATCATCGTTGGCACTAATGCCGGTGCACTGCATATGTTCGAAGATGAAGGAGATACAGTTAAAGAAAACTGGGCGTTTATGCCGAAAGAGTTTTTTAATAATTATAGTGAGTTGAGAGTTAATGCGAGTGGTAGTGGTAAAGTTTATGGTCTAGATGGCACCCCTGTTTCCTATATTGACGATGGTGGTGATGGCACCGTTGATCATACTAAAGGTGATAAAGCTTGGGTGTTTGTAGGCTCACGCCGAGGAGGATCTTCATACTATGCTTTGGATATCAGTAACCCGGACGCGGCGCCTAAATTGTTATGGCATATCAATGATGAGACAAATGGCTTCAATGAACTTGGTCAGTCATGGTCAACACCGCGAGTGATCAACTCGTTAATCAATACAGATTCGGGTAAAGCCAAGCCTACTCTAGTATTTGCTGCTGGCTATGCAGCATCAAAGGATGCAGGTGGCGTGGGTACAAATGATTCTTTGGGCAGAGGGTTATATTTTGTTGATGCAGCAACAGGTGCGCAGAAACTAGCGATAACACCAGGTGGTGATATCGACTTTTCCGGTAATGACAGCATTCCCGCAGCAGTTTCTGCACTTGATAGCGATTCTGATGGTTTCGCTGATAGATTATATTTTGGTGACACTGGTGGTGTAGTTTGGCGACTTGATATGGTCGGCGCCGACTCTGATGATTGGGGGCTAATTAAGCTTGCTTCACTTGGCCGCCAAGCTGAAGGAAATAAGCCGACAGAAGCGAATGATAGGCGATTTTTTAGTGAGCCAACAATCACAAGGGCATTGATTTCAGAGACGTTTAAGTACACTACCATAGTTGATGGCAACTCCGATGAGCAGTTTCACCAATCAGCTGTGCCTTATGATGCTATTTTGATCGGCAGTGGTAATCGTGCTGATCCATTAGATACCTTAACTAACGATATGTTGTTTATGATCAAAGACGGTAATATTATTACCCAGAAATTTGACTCAGCACCAGCAGTCATAGGTGTGAACGACTTATATGATTACACTGGTAATCCTTTTGCTAATCAGAGTCTTAGTGATACTGAACGAGAACAATTAGCTTTTGCTGTGAGTGAAGAAGATGGTTGGCGAATAAGCTTGCAAGGCAGTGGAGAGAAAAGTGTTACACAGCCTGAGGCAATAGCAGGCGTAGCATATTACAACAGTTTTATTCCTACTTTTGCTTCAGCAGGCACCTGCGCCTTAGATGGCGGCAAGGCACAATTATATGCTGTTGATTTAGCGTTAGGAACAACTGTTTATGAGACGAGGATAATTGAGCTGCCCGGTATCATAAATGAAAAGCCAACTATTGTTACTCGGCCGCCAACAACAGATGATGATGAATCGGATCCAGATAACCCTAAAGAAACCGATCAAAGAACAGAAGTTGTGTTGCTTGCACCTGATGAAAAGACAATATGTGATGCAAATGGTAACTGCGACGGTTTGAGATTGAAAACAATGCGTACAGCTCTATATGTTGAGGAAGATAATTAATGAAAAGAAGCATCAAGTCTTCTGGTTTTACTCTGATCGAGTTATTAATTGCTGTTGCAATTATTGGTATTTTGGCAGGAGTTGCATACCCAAGCTATCAGAGTTACGCGACTAAATCGAAACGAACTGAGGGCCAGCGTGAATTGCTAAGAATTGCCAGCTTGATGGAGCAATACTACTTAGACAACAGAATTTATACAAATGATATGACAAAGCTTGGCCAAGCTAAAGATCCTTTTGAAACTGAAGGCGGTTATTACAAGATAGATGCAACAGTGACAGGAGACAGCTTTATCTTAACCGCCACGGCTCAAGGGAGCCTCGCTTCTGCTGATGTGAAATGTAAAGAGCTTAAAGTAACAGACGCTGGCAAAAAGACACCGAGTAGCGACTGTTGGGATTAGTTTGGGTTTAGTAAGGTGGATTGGAGTTAACAAAATGAGAAGCACAGTAGTTATTGGTCTAGGGTTAGCCGCTTTGCTAACTTCTAATATTGGTTTTGCAAAAGAAAACGAAAAAGCACGTCTTAAATGCCACATCGAATTATTAGGAGGAGACCAAATTATTCATTATAAAATAATGCCTGTTCACCAAGGTCCAACTTACTTTGATAAGCTTAAGAAAAATAAAAAAATAATAAAAAAACGAAGTACTATAAGAATATTTGATGTATTTGAATGTGTACCATTTAGTCAAAAGTTTACAGATAATAAAGCGAACTTGTTAGAAGATAGCCTACCACAGTAATAGAATGGCTAACGACTTCCTTTGGCTGATAAGCTAATAACATGTAATAAGCAGCATGTTTTGGAAAGCCACTAAATCACTTGTATAAGTTACTATTACGACTTATAAAAATAGAAATCAACCAGCCCATACTGATAAGAGGAGACTACTCACAAGTGATATCAGCACCAGCTCTTGTTTCGTCAATGTTGTCATTATCCGTGTCTCGTGTTTGAATAGCTCTACCTCGCAAAGAGACAATAACCCCGCGGTTGAACTGTGGTAGGCTTTTAGGGCAATAAGCAAAAGTTCCTGCTGCGCCTCCTGCTTGGCCAGTCGGCTGATAAGTCAGACTACCCCTTGGAAAGGTTAAGGCGTCGCCCTCATCAATTGCGGCTTTTACTCGAATAATCGTTTCATTGTCTGCCGAATCATAG
The nucleotide sequence above comes from Thalassotalea euphylliae. Encoded proteins:
- a CDS encoding TapY2 family type IVa secretion system protein: MRSTVVIGLGLAALLTSNIGFAKENEKARLKCHIELLGGDQIIHYKIMPVHQGPTYFDKLKKNKKIIKKRSTIRIFDVFECVPFSQKFTDNKANLLEDSLPQ
- a CDS encoding pilus assembly protein, with the translated sequence MKYVFFFLSCLLPWVAYSEDIELYLGNESTTVGITPKVLIIFDNSGSMNQLVTINAPYDPNFTYPAVGGFNSLSEKFIYFTKGTGVDGQSLPTPDSPSEQRRFLASILSCDFAHEPLATKGFVNVNLREYTFKGSSGTWEEIPDNNGANLEIVDCLEDIEYDILNNTSIRNINSGTDADGKPYGFDKDGKPLPDGYPADGLGTKKKPVYYTTDINNAISTAEKGEIVTLYSDNYLRYSQSDTVEKENVSKLEAAKRAVVSVVESFHNVDFGLQIFNLNHAGENTRDGGRIVMGIQPMNIATRAELLGILETDIDGETNTPLCESLYEASRYFGGLSVDFGDNDSNYSDINYKGNTPPRDTGIETGKNYLSPFGANYCGDNVHVIMITDGAPTQDQAANSKIAAMPGFDASKVRKVRSRFGSSLISKDNYLAALADILHNQDINGNVEGKQNITLNTIGFALQDFADPDNPTNSELIDDDAKKLLDAAAAAGGGEFYNVEEPEKLVIELSSALRNALSVNATFTAPAVASNNFDRTQTLDSVYYAMFLPERRPRWAGNLKKLKISGSGLVGTGKEPALNDDGNIKDDVTTIWSTNDDGADVNEGGVVEMFQNMTPSSRTVYSDLGSSGAIIDFTKDNAVTAFETEAKLAAFMKVTEADLDGLIDWAKGSDVDDDDNDKSTTDMRKDVFGDPLHSRPLVINYGGSADNQDVRIIVGTNAGALHMFEDEGDTVKENWAFMPKEFFNNYSELRVNASGSGKVYGLDGTPVSYIDDGGDGTVDHTKGDKAWVFVGSRRGGSSYYALDISNPDAAPKLLWHINDETNGFNELGQSWSTPRVINSLINTDSGKAKPTLVFAAGYAASKDAGGVGTNDSLGRGLYFVDAATGAQKLAITPGGDIDFSGNDSIPAAVSALDSDSDGFADRLYFGDTGGVVWRLDMVGADSDDWGLIKLASLGRQAEGNKPTEANDRRFFSEPTITRALISETFKYTTIVDGNSDEQFHQSAVPYDAILIGSGNRADPLDTLTNDMLFMIKDGNIITQKFDSAPAVIGVNDLYDYTGNPFANQSLSDTEREQLAFAVSEEDGWRISLQGSGEKSVTQPEAIAGVAYYNSFIPTFASAGTCALDGGKAQLYAVDLALGTTVYETRIIELPGIINEKPTIVTRPPTTDDDESDPDNPKETDQRTEVVLLAPDEKTICDANGNCDGLRLKTMRTALYVEEDN
- a CDS encoding type IV pilin protein, translated to MKRSIKSSGFTLIELLIAVAIIGILAGVAYPSYQSYATKSKRTEGQRELLRIASLMEQYYLDNRIYTNDMTKLGQAKDPFETEGGYYKIDATVTGDSFILTATAQGSLASADVKCKELKVTDAGKKTPSSDCWD